In a single window of the Actinomycetota bacterium genome:
- a CDS encoding FAD-dependent oxidoreductase, which translates to MRIVVVGGGVGGLAAAMKLGRLGHQVTVVERDPTPMPTTPDEAFDWDRRGAPQVRHSHAFLGRLHSLLREHEPDVLEALLQAGATELRFGQDLPDTLTGFAPEPGDEELVMLACRRTTFEWVLRDIALREGNVELRVGAAVTGLIAEPGSPPRVTGVRLEDGSELPADLVVVAAGRRSALPEWLRDIGAGEMPEETEDTGIVYLSRFYRLREGTEYPPRAGTIGGDLGYVKYGVFVGDNRTFSVTLATPTDDDELRRRLADARTFDDAARSLVATAPWLDGRAEPITDGVHVMAGLLNRLREAVVDGKPLALGVVPLGDAAICTNPLYGRGCAIAYWAAHLLADVVTRGGDESSIVLDYDAAMRSEILPWYRAGVQQDAEARRVAAALLAGEDPDADSSDPRTTMRAVFRDGLLPALRTDAVVLRAFVRNLNLLSPPDAMANDPEVGARVLAVWQDRDRRPPPDPLGPSTRAEFLASLTTV; encoded by the coding sequence ATGCGAATCGTGGTCGTCGGCGGTGGGGTGGGTGGGCTCGCCGCGGCGATGAAGCTGGGCCGCCTCGGCCACCAGGTGACGGTGGTCGAGCGGGACCCGACACCGATGCCGACCACCCCCGACGAGGCCTTCGACTGGGACCGGCGCGGGGCTCCGCAGGTGCGTCACAGCCACGCCTTCCTCGGCCGCCTCCACAGCCTGCTGCGTGAGCACGAGCCCGACGTGCTGGAGGCCTTGTTGCAGGCCGGCGCGACCGAGCTGCGCTTCGGTCAGGACCTGCCCGACACCTTGACCGGTTTCGCCCCGGAGCCCGGCGACGAAGAGCTGGTGATGCTCGCGTGCCGGCGAACGACGTTCGAATGGGTGTTGCGCGACATCGCGCTGCGCGAGGGCAACGTCGAGCTGCGCGTCGGCGCCGCAGTCACCGGGCTCATCGCCGAACCCGGCTCGCCACCGCGCGTCACCGGCGTGCGCCTCGAAGACGGCAGCGAGCTGCCCGCCGATCTAGTCGTGGTCGCTGCCGGGCGCCGCTCCGCGCTGCCCGAGTGGCTGCGCGACATCGGCGCCGGCGAGATGCCCGAGGAGACCGAGGACACCGGCATCGTCTACCTCTCGCGCTTCTACCGCCTTCGTGAAGGGACCGAGTACCCACCGCGGGCGGGCACGATCGGCGGCGATCTCGGCTACGTGAAGTACGGCGTGTTCGTCGGCGACAACCGCACCTTCTCGGTGACGCTCGCCACCCCGACCGACGACGACGAGCTCCGCCGCCGCCTGGCCGACGCCCGCACGTTCGACGACGCGGCGCGGTCCCTCGTCGCGACCGCGCCCTGGCTGGACGGGCGCGCCGAGCCGATCACCGACGGCGTCCACGTTATGGCCGGGCTCTTGAACCGACTGCGTGAGGCCGTGGTCGACGGGAAGCCGCTCGCCCTCGGCGTGGTGCCCCTCGGCGACGCGGCCATCTGCACGAACCCGCTGTACGGGCGCGGCTGCGCCATCGCGTACTGGGCTGCACACCTGCTCGCCGACGTCGTCACTCGAGGTGGCGACGAGTCCTCGATCGTCCTCGACTACGACGCGGCGATGCGCTCCGAGATCCTGCCCTGGTACCGCGCCGGCGTGCAGCAAGACGCCGAGGCGCGCCGGGTGGCAGCCGCGCTGCTCGCCGGCGAGGATCCCGACGCCGACAGCTCCGACCCGCGCACGACGATGCGCGCCGTGTTCCGCGACGGGCTGCTGCCGGCATTGCGCACCGACGCCGTCGTACTGCGCGCGTTCGTGCGGAACCTCAACCTGTTGAGCCCACCCGACGCGATGGCGAACGATCCCGAGGTGGGGGCGAGGGTGCTCGCCGTGTGGCAAGACCGCGACCGCCGCCCACCGCCGGACCCGCTCGGCCCGTCGACCCGCGCCGAGTTCCTGGCGTCCCTCACCACCGTCTGA
- a CDS encoding amidase, producing the protein MGTAEDVVRLDATAQAELVRRGEVSAVDLVEAAIAAAGKVDGLVNSIISPRFEAALDEARRSDFGDGPFAGVPMVVKDLSCPMAGEPYHAGTRALRAAGYVAPRDAALYRRFRAAGFVAIGRTNTPEWGSTITTEPISYGPTRNPWNLDHSTGGSSGGSAAAVAARIVPVGHGGDGGGSIRIPASACGLVGLKPSRARVSLAPDAGETWAGCTIDGALTRSVRDAAGVLDAVAGYEYGDPYVAPPFAKPLTAVVGDDPGRLRVGVLDHPLWDDAPADPECAAAVASAAALLAELGHHVEPAWPAALAEDMRGPFTTVVAAWTAHDLAEIEKLLGREMTDADMEHDNLVLGQIGRSVSAADYLLTVDQLHAWSRKVVAWWFGDDCYDLLLTPTIAKPPAPIGYLSGPGGGDRLREYMHYTAQFNITGQPAISLPLHWSAAGLPIGVQLVGAPYREDVLVAIAAQLEAARPWESRVPPVAG; encoded by the coding sequence ATCATCTCGCCGCGCTTCGAGGCGGCGCTCGACGAGGCGCGCAGGTCGGACTTCGGCGACGGCCCCTTCGCCGGTGTGCCGATGGTGGTGAAGGACCTCTCCTGCCCGATGGCGGGCGAGCCGTACCATGCCGGCACGAGGGCATTGCGCGCCGCGGGTTACGTCGCCCCGCGCGACGCGGCGCTGTACCGCAGGTTCCGCGCCGCCGGCTTCGTGGCCATCGGGCGCACGAACACCCCGGAGTGGGGCAGCACGATCACGACGGAGCCGATCTCGTACGGGCCTACGCGCAACCCGTGGAACCTCGATCACTCCACCGGCGGGTCGTCGGGAGGCTCGGCGGCCGCCGTCGCCGCCCGCATCGTGCCCGTCGGCCACGGGGGAGACGGTGGTGGCTCCATCCGGATCCCCGCCAGCGCCTGCGGGCTCGTCGGGTTGAAGCCGTCGCGGGCCAGGGTGAGCCTCGCCCCCGACGCCGGGGAGACCTGGGCGGGCTGCACCATCGACGGCGCGCTGACGCGCAGCGTGCGCGACGCCGCCGGTGTCCTCGACGCCGTGGCCGGTTACGAGTACGGCGATCCCTACGTGGCCCCGCCGTTCGCGAAGCCGCTCACCGCGGTCGTCGGCGACGACCCTGGCCGGCTGCGCGTCGGCGTGCTCGACCACCCGCTGTGGGACGACGCTCCGGCCGACCCGGAGTGCGCAGCTGCGGTCGCGTCGGCAGCCGCGCTGTTGGCCGAGCTCGGCCACCACGTCGAGCCGGCGTGGCCCGCGGCTCTCGCCGAAGATATGCGCGGCCCGTTCACAACGGTCGTCGCCGCGTGGACGGCGCACGACCTGGCCGAGATCGAGAAGCTCCTCGGCCGGGAGATGACCGATGCCGACATGGAGCACGACAACCTCGTGCTCGGCCAGATCGGCCGCTCGGTCTCCGCGGCCGACTACCTGCTCACCGTCGACCAGCTGCACGCGTGGAGCCGCAAAGTGGTGGCGTGGTGGTTCGGCGACGACTGCTACGACCTGCTGCTGACGCCGACGATCGCCAAGCCCCCCGCGCCGATCGGCTACCTGTCCGGCCCCGGCGGCGGTGATCGCCTGCGCGAGTACATGCACTACACCGCGCAGTTCAACATCACCGGCCAGCCGGCGATCAGCCTGCCGCTGCACTGGAGCGCGGCGGGCCTGCCGATCGGGGTGCAGCTCGTCGGTGCGCCGTATCGCGAGGACGTGCTGGTGGCGATCGCGGCACAGCTCGAAGCGGCCCGTCCCTGGGAGTCCCGGGTACCGCCCGTCGCCGGCTGA
- a CDS encoding MoaD/ThiS family protein produces the protein MPVTVRIPTTLRPLSGGESTVQVEGATLVEVLRNLEAAHPGFADRLIDDEGALRRFVNVFVADDDVRYLQGLDTPVPDGETVSIIPAVAGG, from the coding sequence ATGCCTGTGACCGTTCGCATCCCCACCACGCTGCGCCCTTTGTCGGGTGGCGAGTCGACCGTCCAGGTGGAGGGTGCCACCCTCGTCGAGGTGCTGCGCAACCTCGAGGCGGCCCATCCCGGCTTCGCCGACCGCCTGATCGACGACGAAGGCGCGCTGCGCCGGTTCGTGAACGTGTTCGTCGCCGACGACGACGTCCGCTACCTCCAGGGTCTCGACACGCCCGTGCCCGACGGCGAGACGGTCAGCATCATCCCCGCCGTCGCCGGAGGCTGA